The Lujinxingia litoralis genome has a window encoding:
- a CDS encoding DUF3341 domain-containing protein, with product MAKDNNEKETLEETSEETAAETSADDVEASAEDNGNETVSDKPESTSEEVAEEAAAESAEESEEAQETQAADDANAEEAAPSDEDASLTGEGSGDATVPPAAEQGSEGEGMKGIAAYFDLPDDLMLAAAHTRDSKYDDFEAYSPFPIHGMDDAMGLGRSWIPWVTFGAGSAGFLTANALQFFTMSFDWPMIVGGKPFAPWPSFVPIMFELTVLFAGVTTAIVMLIAAGCFRKPFIIDPEITKDRFVLWISADDDAFDPEEVRSFLEGLNPVEIRTITKGA from the coding sequence GTGGCTAAGGACAACAACGAGAAAGAGACGCTGGAAGAAACCAGCGAAGAAACCGCCGCTGAGACCTCTGCTGACGATGTCGAGGCCTCGGCCGAAGACAACGGGAATGAGACCGTGAGCGACAAGCCCGAAAGCACCTCGGAAGAGGTGGCCGAAGAGGCCGCCGCCGAGAGCGCCGAAGAAAGCGAAGAGGCCCAGGAAACCCAGGCCGCCGACGACGCCAATGCTGAAGAAGCTGCGCCCTCCGATGAGGACGCCAGCCTCACCGGCGAGGGTTCCGGCGACGCGACGGTGCCGCCGGCAGCCGAACAAGGCTCCGAGGGCGAAGGGATGAAAGGCATTGCCGCCTATTTCGACCTTCCCGACGACCTGATGCTCGCTGCGGCGCATACCCGCGACTCCAAGTACGACGACTTCGAAGCCTACTCGCCCTTCCCCATCCACGGGATGGACGATGCGATGGGCCTGGGTCGCTCCTGGATTCCCTGGGTGACCTTCGGCGCCGGCTCGGCGGGTTTCCTGACCGCCAACGCGCTGCAGTTCTTCACGATGTCCTTTGACTGGCCGATGATCGTCGGTGGCAAGCCCTTTGCGCCCTGGCCCTCCTTCGTGCCGATCATGTTTGAACTCACGGTGCTCTTTGCCGGTGTGACCACCGCCATCGTGATGCTGATCGCGGCGGGCTGCTTCCGCAAACCCTTCATCATCGATCCGGAGATCACCAAGGACCGTTTCGTCCTGTGGATCTCCGCCGACGACGACGCTTTTGACCCCGAAGAGGTTCGCTCTTTCCTTGAGGGCCTCAACCCGGTTGAAATTCGAACCATCACGAAAGGCGCTTAA
- a CDS encoding cytochrome c3 family protein, with the protein MNARYLTITGILMLAAAIGFSACFNPRQGYAPEQPIAFSHQLHAGINEIPCGYCHVNPGEGPVSGVPSVNTCMNCHSQVKTDSPEIQKIHKSWRDGTPIKWVKVHDLPDHVQFSHTPHLNRGMDCSECHGAVNRMDVVEVTNPFNMGWCVDCHRQPQHNAPIDCVTCHY; encoded by the coding sequence ATGAATGCACGTTATCTGACCATTACCGGCATCCTTATGCTGGCCGCAGCGATCGGGTTCTCAGCCTGCTTTAATCCCCGGCAAGGTTACGCCCCCGAACAGCCCATCGCCTTTAGCCACCAGCTTCATGCAGGGATCAACGAGATCCCCTGTGGCTACTGTCACGTTAACCCCGGCGAGGGCCCTGTTTCCGGCGTTCCCTCGGTCAACACCTGCATGAACTGTCACTCGCAGGTCAAAACCGACAGCCCTGAGATTCAGAAGATCCACAAGAGCTGGCGCGACGGCACCCCGATCAAATGGGTCAAGGTGCACGATCTTCCCGATCACGTGCAGTTCAGCCATACGCCCCACCTCAACCGCGGCATGGATTGCTCCGAATGTCACGGTGCGGTGAACCGCATGGATGTGGTCGAGGTGACCAACCCCTTCAACATGGGTTGGTGTGTGGATTGCCACCGGCAGCCCCAGCACAACGCCCCGATCGACTGTGTGACCTGTCACTACTGA
- a CDS encoding 4Fe-4S dicluster domain-containing protein, with protein MSKHLKDPDLPKHSEPQPGASALLRADAQGDVTLSFSDGSEPLKMNRRDFLRVSSVAAATAAMSSAACRRPVREIVPYVDRPEEVRIGMANHYASVCNACPSQCGMLVKTRAGRPIKLEGNPQHPVSQGALCARGQASYIDLYDPDRLRAAQRVSGESVAEVSWEDLDTQVAAKLGEIRGGGGLRILTGALHGPATDALIGEVMASVPNARHYTYEALGDDAMLAANEASYGAAHIPHYRFDKATLIVAFGSDFLGTWLSPSEFTRQFASRRNPNGEMNQLISFEPTLTLTGINADERVRVRPDTLVDVAMAVAHQLFTAHNPKGVPSSAVRQALAPFAPADVVERLGGDLSVEIIESVAAKLAQTAGKSIVVAGGQASATANGVALESAVNLINAALGNDGQTIERDRPSYGAAGLASLQKLIAEIEAGDVDMLIIHGTNPVYSAPAGLNVAAAFAKVPMVISTSTHFDETARHAHYVATGCHSLEAWGDSNPRVGVHAIRQPAILPLYTTRSFEDSLLTWFGTAELSRKLAAFIPAPPQPAGNHPGANQAYDAGPFYRFLQNYWKSEVYPKADSLASFDQFWLATLREGVYLSDDAQPVAALNVRQTVAKLAKAPTEFEAPADGDLSKKVIQAYASIPLYDGRQANNGHLQELPDPISRHTWGSFAMVSYKTFKGAKLKSGQYINVQVEGGPEMGFPVIMVPGMHDDVIAIPLGYGRTGAGDVANGVGANAFKLTRVGDEGALFSGAATSVKKTDKVETLSVVQEGQIIDQDYHRILATADLAEYRENPAAGIYKPLATKNLWEDHNFGNLKWGMSIDMSKCTGCSACVIACQEENNIPVVGRQGILEGREMHWMRIDRYYKLPEEAVKIRSSVVNDPMYSSEPHIAFGEYLENPRVVMQPMLCQHCDRAPCETVCPVLATMQSSDGLNQMSYQRCVGTRYCSNNCPYKVRRYNWFNYSENRGDTFFARLYPELKDHGRFNQTEPLQLGLNPDVTVRTRGVMEKCTFCVQRIRRGKWELMKQGRRSFKEGEVVTACQQACPAGAIDFGNVLDDSQTVTQMHKSPRATFALSDINTRPAIAYMTSVWNTDEELV; from the coding sequence ATGAGTAAGCACCTCAAAGATCCCGATCTTCCCAAGCACTCGGAACCGCAACCGGGCGCCTCGGCGCTTCTGCGCGCCGACGCTCAGGGCGACGTCACGCTGAGTTTCTCCGATGGCTCCGAGCCCTTGAAGATGAACCGCCGTGACTTCCTGCGCGTAAGCAGCGTGGCAGCGGCCACCGCAGCCATGAGCAGCGCGGCGTGTCGCCGCCCGGTCCGCGAGATCGTGCCCTATGTCGACCGCCCCGAAGAGGTGCGCATCGGCATGGCCAATCACTACGCCAGCGTCTGTAACGCCTGCCCCTCGCAGTGCGGCATGCTGGTGAAGACCCGCGCCGGGCGCCCGATCAAACTCGAAGGTAACCCGCAGCACCCGGTCAGCCAGGGTGCTCTCTGCGCGCGCGGCCAGGCCAGCTACATCGACCTCTACGACCCGGACCGCCTGCGCGCTGCCCAGCGTGTGTCTGGCGAGAGCGTCGCCGAGGTCAGCTGGGAAGATCTCGACACGCAGGTCGCCGCCAAACTTGGCGAGATCCGCGGTGGTGGTGGTCTGCGCATCCTTACCGGTGCCCTGCACGGCCCGGCCACCGATGCGCTGATCGGCGAAGTAATGGCCAGCGTGCCCAACGCTCGCCACTACACCTATGAGGCGTTGGGTGATGACGCGATGCTCGCCGCCAACGAAGCCTCCTATGGCGCGGCGCACATCCCGCACTACCGCTTCGACAAGGCGACGCTGATCGTGGCCTTCGGCAGCGACTTCCTGGGCACCTGGCTCTCCCCTTCGGAGTTCACCCGCCAGTTCGCCAGCCGTCGTAATCCCAACGGCGAGATGAACCAGCTCATCTCGTTTGAGCCGACTCTGACGCTGACCGGCATCAACGCCGATGAGCGCGTTCGCGTGCGCCCCGACACCCTGGTGGACGTGGCCATGGCCGTGGCTCATCAGCTCTTCACCGCGCACAACCCCAAGGGCGTGCCCTCCTCGGCTGTGCGTCAGGCTCTGGCGCCCTTCGCGCCGGCAGATGTGGTGGAGCGCCTCGGTGGCGACCTCAGCGTTGAAATCATCGAAAGCGTCGCCGCGAAACTCGCTCAGACGGCCGGCAAGTCCATCGTGGTCGCCGGCGGCCAGGCCAGCGCCACCGCCAATGGTGTCGCCCTGGAGAGCGCGGTCAACCTGATCAACGCGGCCCTCGGCAACGACGGCCAGACCATTGAGCGCGATCGCCCCTCTTACGGCGCCGCCGGGCTGGCCAGCCTTCAGAAGCTCATCGCCGAAATCGAAGCCGGCGACGTGGATATGCTCATCATCCACGGCACCAACCCGGTGTACTCCGCGCCGGCCGGTCTCAACGTCGCCGCCGCGTTCGCGAAAGTGCCGATGGTCATCAGCACTTCGACCCACTTCGACGAGACCGCCCGGCACGCGCATTATGTGGCCACCGGCTGTCACTCGCTGGAGGCCTGGGGCGATTCCAATCCCCGCGTGGGGGTGCATGCGATCCGCCAGCCGGCGATCCTGCCCCTCTACACCACCCGCTCCTTCGAAGACAGCCTGCTGACCTGGTTCGGAACCGCCGAACTCAGCCGCAAGCTCGCCGCGTTCATCCCGGCGCCGCCCCAGCCGGCCGGCAACCACCCGGGTGCCAACCAGGCGTACGACGCCGGGCCCTTCTATCGCTTCCTCCAGAACTACTGGAAGAGCGAGGTCTACCCGAAGGCCGATTCGCTGGCGAGCTTCGACCAGTTCTGGCTGGCCACGCTTCGCGAAGGCGTCTACCTGAGCGACGATGCTCAGCCCGTCGCTGCGCTCAACGTGCGCCAGACCGTCGCCAAACTTGCGAAGGCGCCCACCGAGTTTGAAGCGCCGGCCGATGGCGACCTCAGCAAGAAGGTCATCCAGGCCTACGCGTCCATTCCGCTCTACGACGGTCGCCAGGCCAACAACGGCCACCTCCAGGAGCTTCCCGATCCGATCAGCCGCCACACCTGGGGCTCGTTCGCGATGGTCAGCTACAAGACCTTCAAGGGCGCCAAGCTCAAATCCGGCCAGTACATCAACGTCCAGGTCGAAGGTGGTCCCGAGATGGGCTTCCCGGTGATCATGGTTCCGGGGATGCACGACGATGTGATCGCCATCCCGCTGGGATACGGTCGCACCGGTGCCGGCGATGTTGCCAACGGGGTGGGCGCCAACGCCTTCAAACTTACTCGTGTTGGCGATGAAGGTGCCCTCTTCTCCGGTGCCGCGACCTCGGTTAAGAAGACCGACAAAGTCGAAACGCTCTCCGTGGTTCAGGAAGGCCAGATCATCGATCAGGACTACCACCGTATCCTGGCGACCGCCGACCTGGCCGAATATCGCGAGAACCCGGCCGCCGGCATCTACAAGCCGCTGGCGACCAAGAACCTCTGGGAAGACCACAACTTCGGCAACCTGAAGTGGGGCATGTCGATCGACATGTCCAAGTGCACCGGGTGCTCCGCCTGCGTGATTGCCTGCCAGGAAGAGAACAACATCCCGGTCGTCGGCCGCCAGGGCATCCTGGAAGGTCGCGAAATGCACTGGATGCGCATCGACCGCTACTACAAGCTTCCCGAAGAAGCCGTGAAGATCCGCTCCTCGGTGGTCAACGACCCGATGTACTCCTCCGAGCCGCACATCGCCTTCGGTGAGTATCTGGAGAACCCGCGCGTCGTGATGCAGCCGATGCTCTGCCAGCACTGCGATCGCGCTCCCTGTGAGACGGTTTGCCCGGTTCTGGCCACTATGCAGAGCAGCGACGGCCTCAACCAGATGAGCTACCAGCGCTGCGTCGGTACGCGCTACTGCTCCAACAACTGCCCCTACAAGGTGCGTCGTTACAACTGGTTCAACTACTCCGAGAACCGTGGAGACACTTTCTTCGCGCGCCTCTACCCCGAGCTCAAGGACCACGGTCGCTTCAACCAGACCGAACCTCTTCAGCTGGGTCTGAACCCCGACGTCACCGTACGTACCCGTGGTGTGATGGAGAAGTGCACCTTCTGCGTGCAGCGCATCCGCCGCGGCAAGTGGGAACTCATGAAACAAGGACGTCGCTCCTTCAAAGAAGGCGAAGTCGTCACCGCCTGCCAGCAAGCCTGCCCGGCCGGCGCTATCGACTTCGGCAACGTCCTGGATGATTCCCAGACCGTGACCCAGATGCATAAATCGCCGCGTGCGACCTTCGCGCTCAGCGATATCAACACCAGACCGGCCATTGCCTACATGACCAGCGTCTGGAACACCGACGAAGAGCTCGTCTAA
- a CDS encoding MFS transporter, with protein MTPRSPIRRLFPILLLNITGFAIAIPVLPALAEALGGTAVDVGLLYATQSLGQFLMAPVWGRLSDRLGRKPVLMATFAAAALLELLTALTQSLPLLYVARFVAGLCAGNVATASALIADSTDARGRSRGMAVIGISFGLGFTLGPALGAIAGTFAQPGAGLLGAGLPFAASAVLSLITFVLAAFVLVEPPANEETRRANRVRYRPARVSEHLKSPPILALCALFFVYTVALAVLEGTFFLYMSATYGYDIVEVGFIFAGMGIAMAIFQGGVGPISRRLGDRRMTGLGLAALALGLAIAPLYPSLIYLFATLGIATIGRALVHPGILALTSRQAEAQQNTGQIMGILQSSASLGRIAGPAAGGVLFAALSPAAPFVLSGILLAASGLAWWVLWPRINRTANA; from the coding sequence ATGACCCCGCGAAGCCCCATACGCCGCCTCTTTCCGATCCTGCTGCTCAACATCACGGGCTTCGCCATCGCGATCCCGGTGTTACCCGCCCTGGCCGAAGCCCTGGGCGGAACGGCAGTCGATGTAGGTTTGCTCTACGCGACCCAATCGCTGGGGCAATTTCTGATGGCTCCGGTCTGGGGACGACTCTCCGATCGTCTGGGTCGCAAGCCCGTCCTGATGGCGACCTTTGCCGCCGCGGCGCTGCTTGAACTCTTGACCGCGCTCACCCAGAGCCTTCCCCTTCTCTACGTAGCGCGCTTTGTTGCCGGACTCTGCGCCGGCAACGTTGCCACCGCCAGCGCATTGATCGCCGACAGCACCGACGCCCGTGGGCGCAGCCGTGGCATGGCGGTGATCGGGATCAGCTTCGGACTCGGCTTTACTCTGGGCCCGGCACTCGGTGCGATCGCCGGCACATTCGCTCAACCCGGTGCCGGCCTCCTGGGCGCGGGGCTCCCCTTCGCCGCCAGCGCTGTCTTGAGCCTGATCACCTTTGTCCTTGCCGCATTTGTACTGGTGGAACCTCCCGCCAACGAAGAGACGCGCCGTGCCAACCGCGTCCGTTACCGACCGGCACGGGTCAGCGAACACCTCAAAAGTCCGCCGATTCTGGCGCTCTGCGCGCTCTTTTTTGTCTACACCGTCGCCCTGGCGGTGCTTGAAGGCACCTTTTTTCTCTATATGTCGGCAACCTACGGGTATGACATCGTCGAAGTCGGATTCATCTTCGCCGGCATGGGCATCGCCATGGCGATCTTCCAGGGCGGCGTCGGCCCGATCTCCCGTCGACTTGGTGACCGACGCATGACCGGCCTGGGGCTCGCAGCGCTGGCGCTCGGACTGGCGATCGCACCACTCTACCCCTCGCTGATCTACCTCTTTGCCACCCTGGGGATCGCCACGATAGGACGCGCGCTCGTGCACCCGGGGATCCTCGCCCTGACATCGCGCCAGGCAGAAGCGCAGCAGAACACCGGTCAGATCATGGGCATCCTGCAATCCTCGGCGAGCCTGGGACGTATCGCCGGCCCTGCCGCCGGCGGCGTGCTTTTTGCTGCGCTGAGCCCGGCGGCACCCTTTGTGCTCTCGGGCATCCTGCTGGCCGCCTCCGGGCTTGCCTGGTGGGTCCTCTGGCCTCGAATCAATCGGACTGCCAATGCCTGA
- the nrfD gene encoding NrfD/PsrC family molybdoenzyme membrane anchor subunit codes for MKQSELQGRPRAAEAEGPFGGPLARREPLVADNKTWAQVDDDIARHTEVMPTARWWAVFVPSVLLMLVFLTSLGVAIGTGIGTSGISHPVGWGVFIINFVFWIGIGHAGTLISAILFLFRQNWRTAINRSAEAMTIFAVMVAGLFPLLHTGRPWFAYWLFPIPNGRGPLWVNFNSPLLWDVFAVSTYATISVVFWYVGLVPDLATVRDRAQHPLRKKIYGILSLGWTGGNRSWRHYEAAYLMLAGLATPLVLSVHTIVSFDFAVSVIPGWHTTIFPPYFVAGAIFSGFAMVITLTIILRHVFELKSYITINHLEAMAKVVLLTSGVVGVAYLTEFMIAYYSAVPAERFHFANRMFGPYAWSAAIMYGCNMVLPQLLWIKKIRRSIPALFVISLFVNLGMWFERFVIVVTALHRDFVPSSWGMYNFKAMDWLLTIGSFGMFFTLFLLFARVLPTITMFEVKAVMPPEEASRKNRKEVVGG; via the coding sequence ATGAAACAAAGCGAACTACAGGGACGCCCACGGGCTGCCGAAGCCGAAGGGCCTTTTGGTGGCCCGTTGGCCCGGCGAGAGCCCCTCGTCGCCGATAACAAGACCTGGGCGCAGGTCGACGATGACATCGCTCGCCATACCGAGGTGATGCCCACTGCCAGGTGGTGGGCGGTCTTTGTGCCCTCGGTGTTGCTGATGCTGGTCTTCCTCACCTCGCTCGGGGTTGCGATCGGTACCGGTATCGGTACCAGCGGCATCAGTCACCCGGTTGGTTGGGGTGTGTTCATCATCAACTTCGTCTTCTGGATTGGTATCGGACACGCCGGGACCCTGATCTCGGCTATCCTTTTCCTCTTCCGGCAGAACTGGCGTACGGCCATTAACCGCTCTGCGGAGGCGATGACGATCTTCGCCGTTATGGTCGCCGGTCTCTTCCCACTGCTGCACACCGGCCGGCCCTGGTTCGCCTACTGGCTCTTCCCGATCCCTAACGGGCGCGGGCCGCTGTGGGTGAACTTCAACTCGCCGCTGCTGTGGGACGTGTTTGCCGTTTCCACCTACGCCACCATCTCCGTGGTCTTCTGGTACGTGGGCCTGGTCCCTGACCTGGCCACCGTGCGTGACCGCGCTCAGCACCCGCTGCGCAAGAAGATCTACGGCATCCTCAGCCTGGGATGGACCGGTGGCAACCGCTCCTGGCGCCACTACGAAGCCGCCTACCTGATGCTCGCCGGCCTGGCGACGCCCCTGGTTCTTTCGGTGCACACGATCGTGTCCTTCGACTTCGCCGTCTCGGTGATTCCCGGCTGGCACACCACGATCTTCCCGCCCTACTTCGTGGCCGGTGCGATTTTCTCCGGGTTTGCCATGGTGATCACGCTGACGATCATCCTGCGCCACGTCTTTGAACTCAAGAGCTACATCACCATCAACCACCTGGAAGCGATGGCCAAGGTCGTCCTGCTCACCAGTGGCGTGGTCGGTGTCGCCTACCTTACCGAGTTCATGATCGCCTACTACTCGGCGGTGCCCGCGGAGCGCTTCCACTTTGCCAACCGTATGTTCGGCCCCTACGCCTGGTCGGCCGCCATTATGTACGGCTGCAACATGGTGCTTCCGCAGCTGCTGTGGATCAAAAAGATCCGCCGCTCCATCCCGGCACTCTTTGTTATCTCCCTCTTTGTGAACCTGGGCATGTGGTTTGAGCGTTTCGTCATCGTCGTCACCGCGCTCCACCGCGACTTCGTGCCCAGCTCCTGGGGTATGTACAACTTCAAGGCGATGGATTGGCTGCTGACCATCGGGTCGTTCGGGATGTTCTTCACCCTCTTCCTGCTCTTCGCCCGCGTGCTGCCGACCATCACCATGTTCGAAGTCAAGGCCGTGATGCCGCCCGAAGAAGCATCGCGCAAGAACCGTAAGGAGGTCGTCGGTGGCTAA